The Streptomyces sp. NBC_00483 genome contains the following window.
GCTCTCCGAGCGGCGGGCGGCGCGGGCGGCCCGCGAGGTGGAAACGATCGCCGTGACGGCGCTGCGCGAACGCATCGGCGACCTCTCCGGAGACCGCCGCCTCGGCGCCCTGGCCGCCCGCATCGTCTCCGGCGACCTGGACCCGTACCGGGCGGCGGACGAGCTGGTGGCGGGCCTGACGGGTCGGTGAGCCGGGGGCCGGGGTCGGCGCCTGAGGTGAGTGCGGCCTACGCCGGGGCAGTCACCTGTACCGGGGCCGGCGCCTGAGTTTGGTGCGGCCTGCACGTGGTGCCATGGGCGGTACCGGGGCCGGCGCCCGTCGTTCGCGTTGCGCTGCACCGGGGCGCCGCCTTGCCCACCCTGCCGCCCAAGGCGGCAGATTGCCCAAGGCGGGTGCGGCCGACCGCAACGGGTGGGGAGCCGTGTCTGCGGCGGATTGCCCGAGGCGGTGGCGGTCGACCGCAGTGGGTGGGGAGCCGTGCTGGGCGGCGGATTGCCCAAGGCGTGGGGCGGCATCTCATGGCCTCGCGGCGGTGCGCAAAATCAGGCTTCAGCGGCGGGCGGGCAAAATTCAGCCTCAGCCGCAGGTGGGCAAAATTCGGCCTCAGTGGCGGGTGGGCAAATTTGAGCCCCTGCGGCGATTGAGCAGCGGGGTCCGGGGCGGAGCCCCGGGGGCGTAACGCCGGTTCCGGGCGGGGAGACGTGCGGTGCCCCGTCGGGCCGACGCCCCCGGGATGGGCGGGCCCAACGCGGACCGGGGCGGAGCCCTGTGGCTCCGCCCCGGTCCCGGGTGACCGTCCGGATGGACGTCAGTCGTCGTCGCCGTCGTCGTCCGACGAGTGGTCCACGGACACCGCACCCGACTGGAAGTCCACGTGCCAGTCGTGCTGCGTCCCGTTCGCCGACGTCGTCTCGACCTCCCAGACCTTGACCGAGCCGTCGTCGTCGGCGTCCACCGACGTGACCGTGCCCTTCGAGGCCGCGGCCTTGGCGGCGTCCTCGGCCGACGTGGACGCGCCCTTCAGGGTCGCCGCGACATGGGCCGCGCTGTCGTCACCGTCGTCGTCGCGCTCCGTGTGGGAGCCGAGCACCTTGCCCGTGCCCGGGTCGACCTCGACGTGCTGCCACTTGTTGCCGGAGCCGATCACGTCGACGTCCCAGACGAGCCGGCCGTCGTCGGAGTCGAGGTCGGCGCCGACGGCCGTGCCGGACGTGTGCTTCAGGGCGGCGGCGATGGCGTCCTCGGCCTTGACCTGGGCGCCCTTCGCCTCGTTGATCTCCTCCTGGTTGTCGCTCACGCCATCGTCGTCCTTGACCCGCACGGACGACTGGGCCGCGCTCGACGAGCCGCCGTCGTCGCCGGTGACCGCGACCGCGGTGGCCGTGCCTCCGCCGAGCAGGGCGATGGCGGCGACGGCGGAGATGACAGTGGTACGGCGCTTCATGAGCTTCTCCCGTGGTTGGTGGGCGGCTTCGGGCCGCCCTGTCCGTCCTTCGAGAAACACACTGCCCTGACGACCCTGAAGCCCCGCTGAAGGACCCTGAAGGGTTCTTCAGGTTCGACCTGCCACCCTTGCTCACATGCGCCCACCCGTCTCCCACCACCGCCCTATCGGAGGCGCTTCGCGCCGCCCCTTTCGATTCTTGATCGTCGAGGACGAAAAGCGGCTCGCCCTGTCGCTCGCCAAGGGGCTCACCGCCGAGGGCTACGCCGTGGACGTGGTCCACGACGGCCTGGAAGGCCTGCACCAGGCGAGCGAGGCGGCGTACGACCTGGTCGTGCTCGACATCATGCTGCCCGGCATGAACGGCTACCGGGTCTGCGCCGCCCTGCGCGCCGCCGGCAACGACGTGCCGATCCTGATGCTGACCGCGAAGGACGGCGAGTACGACGAGGCCGAGGGGCTCGACACCGGCGCGGACGACTACCTGACCAAGCCGTTCTCGTACGTGGTGCTGGTCGCGCGCGTGAAGGCGCTGCTGCGGCGCCGGGGCAGCGCCGGTGGCGCGAGCCCCGTGCACACCGTCGGGCCCTACGCCGTCGACACCGCCGCGCGCCGCGTCACCCACGCCGAGGACGGTGAAGTCGCGCTCACCACCAAGGAGTTCGCGGTCCTCGAGCAGCTCGTGACCCGCGCCGGTGAGGTCGTGTCCAAGAGCGAGATCCTCGACCACGTATGGGACTTCGCGTACGAGGGGGACCCGAACATCGTCGAGGTGTACGTGAGCGCTCTGCGGCGCAAGCTCGGCTCCTCCCTCATCCGCACGGTGCGCGGCGCCGGATACCGACTGGAGGTGCCCCGATGAGCAGGCTGAGGAGGCCCTTCAGCTCCGTACGGGCCCGCGCCGCCCTCGCCGCCACCCTCGTGGTCGCGGTGGCCCTGGTCGCGGCCTGCGCCACCGTGCTGCTCTCGCTGCGCGGCAACCTCACCGAGCAGGCGGGCCGCGACGCCGACTCCACGGCCCGCCGCGTCGCCACCTCCCTGGCCACCGGCACCGCGCCCGACGCGCTCGACCTGGACGACGAGGACCCGGTTCAGGTCGTCGACGGGGACGGCAGGCTGCTGGCCACGTCCGAGGACCTGGAGAAGATCTCCGGCACCGGCGTGAGCGACGTGAAGCCCGGCGCGGCGCGGCGCGATGACGACGGCGACGACGGGGGAGACGACAGCCAGCAGAACGGCAGCGTCTCCGACGACACCGACTACACCGACGGCAGCGCCACCATCGACGGCGACAGCGCCGACTACCGGTTCGCCGCGGTCGAGGTCGAGGACACCGCGTACGGGGACCTGACCGTGTACGCGGGCGCCTCCCTCGAAGCCGAACAGGGCGCGGTCAACACGGCGTTGACCTCCATGCTGATCGGCTTCCCCGTGCTGCTCGTCATCGTGGGCGGGGTGACGTACCTGGTGACCCGGCGCGCGCTGCGGCCCGTGGAGGGTATCCGCGCCGAGATGGCCGCGATCACGGCGTCGCAGGACCTGGGGAGGCGGGTGCCGGAACCGGACACCCACGACGAGGTGGCCCGGCTCGCCGGCACCACGAACGAGACGCTCGCCGCGCTGGAGGCCTCCGTGGAGCGCCAGCGCCGGTTCGTCGCCGACGCCTCGCACGAGCTGCGCAGCCCGATCGCCTCGCTGCGCACCCAGCTCGAAGTCGGCGCGGCCCACCCGGAGTTGCTCGATGTGGACGGTGCCGTCGAGGACACGGTGCGGTTGCAGGAACTGGCCGCCGATCTGCTTCTGCTGGCCCGGCTCGACGCGGGGGAGAAGCCCGGCGGCGCCGAGGTCGACCTGGGCGCCCTGGTGCGCGAGGAGCTGTCCCAGAGGGTCGGCGACCGGGTCCCCGTCGCCGTGGACGTGGCGGCGGTGCCTCAGGTCAGCGGCTCCCGCGGCCAGTTGGCGCGGGTGCTCGGCAACCTCGTGGACAACGCGCAGCGGCACGCCCGCGCCGGGGTCCGGGTGGCGGTGCGCGCGGAGGACGGCCGGGTGGTGCTGAGGGTCGCCGACGACGGGCAGGGCGTGCCGGAGGACGAGCGGGAGCGGATCTTCGAGCGGTTCGTACGGCTCGACGACGCGCGCACCCGGGACGGCGGCGGGGCCGGTCTCGGCCTCGCCATCGCCCGGGACGTGGCGGAGCGGCACGGTGGCTCGCTCACGGTGCGATCCGCGCCGGAGGGCGGGGCGCTCTTCGAGCTCGCGCTGCCCTCCGGCTGACGGGTTTACGGTTTGCCGCGTTGCGAACGCAGGTGTTCCGCGATGGGGGAGAGGGCTTGGCGCAGGCCGCCCAGCTCCTGCGGGGAGATGAGGTCCACGAAGTGCCTGCGGACGGACGCCACGTGGTGCGGGGCGACCTTCCGCATGGTCTCCATGCCGTAGTCGGTGAGCACGGTGTAGAGGCCCCGGCGGTCCGACTCGCAGTTCTCACGGCGGACCAGGCCCGCGTTCTCCATGCGGGTGATCTGATGCGAGAGCCGACTCTTGGACTGCAGGGTCGCGGCCGCGAGGTCGCTCATCCGCATCCGGA
Protein-coding sequences here:
- a CDS encoding PepSY domain-containing protein, whose amino-acid sequence is MKRRTTVISAVAAIALLGGGTATAVAVTGDDGGSSSAAQSSVRVKDDDGVSDNQEEINEAKGAQVKAEDAIAAALKHTSGTAVGADLDSDDGRLVWDVDVIGSGNKWQHVEVDPGTGKVLGSHTERDDDGDDSAAHVAATLKGASTSAEDAAKAAASKGTVTSVDADDDGSVKVWEVETTSANGTQHDWHVDFQSGAVSVDHSSDDDGDDD
- a CDS encoding response regulator transcription factor, with protein sequence MRPPVSHHRPIGGASRRPFRFLIVEDEKRLALSLAKGLTAEGYAVDVVHDGLEGLHQASEAAYDLVVLDIMLPGMNGYRVCAALRAAGNDVPILMLTAKDGEYDEAEGLDTGADDYLTKPFSYVVLVARVKALLRRRGSAGGASPVHTVGPYAVDTAARRVTHAEDGEVALTTKEFAVLEQLVTRAGEVVSKSEILDHVWDFAYEGDPNIVEVYVSALRRKLGSSLIRTVRGAGYRLEVPR
- a CDS encoding sensor histidine kinase, producing MRRPFSSVRARAALAATLVVAVALVAACATVLLSLRGNLTEQAGRDADSTARRVATSLATGTAPDALDLDDEDPVQVVDGDGRLLATSEDLEKISGTGVSDVKPGAARRDDDGDDGGDDSQQNGSVSDDTDYTDGSATIDGDSADYRFAAVEVEDTAYGDLTVYAGASLEAEQGAVNTALTSMLIGFPVLLVIVGGVTYLVTRRALRPVEGIRAEMAAITASQDLGRRVPEPDTHDEVARLAGTTNETLAALEASVERQRRFVADASHELRSPIASLRTQLEVGAAHPELLDVDGAVEDTVRLQELAADLLLLARLDAGEKPGGAEVDLGALVREELSQRVGDRVPVAVDVAAVPQVSGSRGQLARVLGNLVDNAQRHARAGVRVAVRAEDGRVVLRVADDGQGVPEDERERIFERFVRLDDARTRDGGGAGLGLAIARDVAERHGGSLTVRSAPEGGALFELALPSG
- a CDS encoding MarR family winged helix-turn-helix transcriptional regulator, which produces METETATPWLTDEEQCAWRTHLEVNRLLNYQLEKDLQPFGLTMNDYEILVNLSEAEDLRMRMSDLAAATLQSKSRLSHQITRMENAGLVRRENCESDRRGLYTVLTDYGMETMRKVAPHHVASVRRHFVDLISPQELGGLRQALSPIAEHLRSQRGKP